GCGGGTGCTCAACCGGGCCGCGCGGCCGGCGCTGGATCTCCTCAGCACCCAGCTCGACGCCACCGCCGGCGCGCTGACCGAACGCGATGCCGCTGCGGCGCGTACGGCCCTGGCCGAGCTGCGGCAGAACAAGGACGAGTTGAAGGCACTCGTCGAGGCGACCCAGGGCGCCCGGGAGGCCAGCACCCTCTCGCCGGTGCACTGGCACGAGCGGCACGGGCCGGTGGGCCGGTTCGCGCATGCGGCGGAACCGATCGACCGGGCGATGCGCAACAGCGGGACGTTGATCCGCAGGGCGGTGAGTCTCATCGAGGACGGCGAGCCGGTCCCGGAGCCGATGCCGAGGGCGGTCGCCTGCCTGGCCGAGGCGGTCCGGCTCCTGAAACGGCAGTTCGCCGTCGGCGACGAACCGCGGCAAGCGCGGGATCAGGCGCTGCGAGCGGTCTGTGCGGCCGGTGACGCCTACCGGGAGGGGGTCGGCTTCTCCGGTGCCGTCGTGGTCGCGCAGGTCCGAACGGCCGTCAGTGACCTGCTGGTGGCTACCGGGCTGGACCAGGAGGACGCGAACCTCCTGGTCAGGCGCGCCTTCGGCGAGTTGACGTCGCCCATCGGGGGCCGCGGGGACTGACCGGTTCCTACCTGGTGGCACCATCGTGAGCCAAGGGGTGTTGCGGCTGAGCCAAAGTGGTGCCATGATGGTGCCATGGAACTGAGGCCGTACGTCGAGAACCTGCGAAACGAGTTCGCTGTGGCCGCGGAGGGCGTCGACCAGGACGGTCGCGCGCTGGCCGAGCGGCTCTTCACCCAGTTGGAGGCGGCGACCCGCCTCACGCTGCTCGAGGCCCTGTCCGACGCGGCCGACGAGATCACCCGCGAGCTCGCCCCGGGTTCGGTGCACGTACGGCT
The nucleotide sequence above comes from Micromonospora sp. NBC_00389. Encoded proteins:
- a CDS encoding FUSC family protein gives rise to the protein MVDAGRHEADRGASTRTDDTAQTGLAAIVARLRGRSAATVRDRLRRVRAMGGLAVQAGLAATLSWLVAHDLLHISQPLFAPISAVSTLAASVGQRLRRTVELIIGVTVGVLIGDLLLVVIGTGWWQLAVVVVLAILVALFLVGSAAVVVQAGATAVLITTLSPSVRDLEIPRFVDALVGGGVALLVTAVLLPLNPLRVLNRAARPALDLLSTQLDATAGALTERDAAAARTALAELRQNKDELKALVEATQGAREASTLSPVHWHERHGPVGRFAHAAEPIDRAMRNSGTLIRRAVSLIEDGEPVPEPMPRAVACLAEAVRLLKRQFAVGDEPRQARDQALRAVCAAGDAYREGVGFSGAVVVAQVRTAVSDLLVATGLDQEDANLLVRRAFGELTSPIGGRGD